CGTGGCCTCTTTTATATAACATTCCGCCCAGATAACTTCCGGCTACGCCGGCTCCAATCACAGCTATCTTCAATTGATATGGTTAGAATGGTAATAATATTAATATTTGTATACATTTTAGAGACAAATGTCCTCGGTGATTGATTATACATAACGATTTATTACAAAAAAAGTTCTTATCAATCCAATTGTTAATTATTTATATCTGATAGAAATTAATCTTGGGTTACGTAAAAACAACAGTTTCCCATATATATTATACAATTGAATGTTTGTTTGAATGAATAACAAAATATATCTCATGGCGGCATTAATTGCATTTGCATCTGTTGGTGCTTTGTTAATACAACCAACTATAGCATCAGCACAAAGCAGCATGATAGACAATATTTTGAACAGTGCTCTCCCCTCTTCTAATACTAATGACAATAATCAACCATCACAAGCAAGTAGCAGCGCCAGCAGCAGCGCAGTCCCAATAAGCACCAGCTTATCTTGTGGTCAAGTTATTAAACAAAGTGTAAAACTGACAGCCAACCTTGATTGTAAGACTGATGGTATAATTGTAGGCGCTGATAGTATTACAATTGATTTGAATGGATTTACATTAAGTGGTCCAGGAGAAAAGAGTTCTAAGGTCGGAATCATGTTTGCAGACAACGACGGCGTAACTGTTCAAGGTCCAGGAACAATTAAGAGCTTCCAAGCAGGTGCATTATTCTCAGGTGGAGAAGACAACAAAATTTCAAGAGTCACATTCACAGAAAATGAAATCGCAGTATTTGAAACAGGATCCAAGAACATAGTAATTGAAGACAATCTAATGTTTGGAAACAGCATTGGTGTAGCAGCTCACTCCTCATCGGGTTCAAAGTTGACCACAAACCTATTCAAATCAAATGACTTGGCAGGTGTGACATTAGTTAACTCCGCAAGCAATGAACTATCAATGAATACAATCCAAGGGTCTGTAAATGGTATCTTCCTAGATGGCCAAAGCACAAAGAACAACGTAAATTCAAATAACGTATTGCAAAACCGTGGTGTAGATTTGAATAACGGTAACGGTCTACCAACAAACATAAACGACAATGTGTTCTCAGACAACAACTGTAATACATCTGTCCCAGACGGTTTATGTTTGGGTAGATAAACCTCCATTTTTATTTTAATTAAGACAAATCTAAATTATCTTTTTCAATTTCAAAATCAATCAATCTTTTAGCAATATATTTATTTTATCGCAGATTAACAGACTTGTTATGAAAATTAACCCTCCCCTTGACAGAGTCGCTTTTGTTTCGGTATCTTTCATTATCCCACTAAGCTTTATTCTCGCATTTTCGAGCCTGCTTTTGACTCCAGAGATTTACATACATGGCCAAGAAACAAATTCTTCTATTAATGATGAATTTTTATTAAGCATCAATCAAACATATCTTTCTTTAATTCCCTTAATGATCGAGGAAGTTCAAAACACCAATGCCAGCGACATCCCGATCCAACAAATAATGGAGGCAACTCCTTCAAATGCAACAGCCCTTCAAGATATTGTCAAAAATAATTCTAATAAAACAGCCCAAAATGAAGCCAGTGCTACTTTAAACAATGCTACTGTAAACAATAGCAACCCCCCTAGACCTCAGGATCTCATTCCAGTCGTTGTGAATATGACTCAAAACACCAATGCCAGCGACATCCCGATCAAAAATGTAATTAATACTGTTCCTTCAAATGCAACAGCCCTTCAAGATATTGTCAAAAATAATTCTAATAAAACAGCCCAAAATGAAGCCAGTGCTACTTTAAACAATGCTACTGTAAACAATAGCAACCCCCCTAGACCTCAGGATCTCATTCCAGTCGTTGTGAATATGACTCAAAACACCAATGCCAGCGACATCCCGATCAAAAATGTAATTAATACTGTTCCTTCAAATGCAACAGCCCTTCAAGATATTGTCAAAAATAATTCTAATAAAACAGCCCAAAATGAAGCCAGTGCTACTTTAAACAATGCTACTGTAAACAATAGCAACCCCCCTAGACCTCAGGATCTCATTCCAGTCGTTGTGAATATGACTCAAAACACCAATGCCAGCGACATCCCGATCAAAAATGTAATTAATACTGTTCCTTCAAATGCAACAGCCCTTCAAGATATTGTCAAAAATAATTCTAATAAAACAGCCCAAAATGAAGCCAGTGCTACTTTAAACAATGCTACTGTAAACAATAGCAACCCCCCTAGACCTCAGGATCTCATTCCAGTCGTTGTGAATATGACTCAAAACACCAATGCCAGCGACATCCCGATCAAAAATGTAATTAATACTGTTCCTTCAAATGCAACAGCCCTTCAAGATATTGTCAAAAATAATTCTAATAAAACAGCCCAAAATGAAGCCAGTGCTACTTTAAACAATGCTACTGTAAACAATAGCAACCCCCCTAGACCTCAGGATCTCATTCCAGTCGTTGTGAATATGACTCAAAACACCAATGCCAGCGACTTGGGATTCATGCGAATTATCAATGCGCTACCAGGGTACGATAACTCTGAATCAAGTAATGCAAATCTCTCGAAATGATCTTAAATATGAAAATTTAAATTAAGAATTAAATAATAAATATTTCATATTCATACTTTTTCCGGATTATCTGCGTAGGCATCCATAATTCTATACCTTATATACTTGTCATCGAGGGAGAATTTTGGAGGATGTGGATCATTGGTCTCAGACTTGCAAACTGGACATTTATCTTTTAATGTATATTGCTTGCACAATCTACAAATTCTAATACGGTGTTTCATTGTTGTTCGAATGGTTAAATGTTTGTATGGGTTTTCTTTGATTCTTCCCTTGAAAATTTAAAAGTTCCCGAATTTTTTTCTATATTTGTCTTTATTTTTTCTATAGCCTGATTGAGTGCTTTTTCAGCTATTTTGAAATTTTCGGATGTAACTGTAATCCTGTATTTTGGGGCACCTATGTAAGTAATATCTATCTTAGAATTATTTTTGGACCCGTCTACAGATCCTAAAATATTCTTTATGATGTCAATACCGTCTCCCTTCCTTACAGTAATATCTAAAACTGCTCTGACTTCAATATGTGGGATCTGGATCTTCTTACTTTCTAGCTCTATCGCCTCAATGACTTCTGGTCTTAAATCAAGACTCGATAGGACTTCGGTTCCTTTGATGGCTACTGCTTCAAAGGCATCATAGATGAAATCATATTTTTGACTTATTTTTTCTTCAATCTCTCTTATGCCATTTTGATCATAGCCGAGATTAGTCTTTATAACGTCCATAAAATTAGCGCCCTTCTCGTCTTTTTTTACTTCCATGACTTTCGACTTCTTTTCTTCGCCAGTAACCTGTTTTAACGAAAGGTCTACTTC
The DNA window shown above is from Candidatus Nitrosocosmicus arcticus and carries:
- a CDS encoding NosD domain-containing protein; this translates as MNNKIYLMAALIAFASVGALLIQPTIASAQSSMIDNILNSALPSSNTNDNNQPSQASSSASSSAVPISTSLSCGQVIKQSVKLTANLDCKTDGIIVGADSITIDLNGFTLSGPGEKSSKVGIMFADNDGVTVQGPGTIKSFQAGALFSGGEDNKISRVTFTENEIAVFETGSKNIVIEDNLMFGNSIGVAAHSSSGSKLTTNLFKSNDLAGVTLVNSASNELSMNTIQGSVNGIFLDGQSTKNNVNSNNVLQNRGVDLNNGNGLPTNINDNVFSDNNCNTSVPDGLCLGR
- a CDS encoding RNA-protein complex protein Nop10, which produces MKHRIRICRLCKQYTLKDKCPVCKSETNDPHPPKFSLDDKYIRYRIMDAYADNPEKV
- a CDS encoding translation initiation factor IF-2 subunit alpha, with the protein product MSISETKKLPELGEIVIVTVKEVTGHGAYVTLDEYDNLTAFLHISEIATGWIRNIERYVKAKQKTVLKVIRVNPIRSEVDLSLKQVTGEEKKSKVMEVKKDEKGANFMDVIKTNLGYDQNGIREIEEKISQKYDFIYDAFEAVAIKGTEVLSSLDLRPEVIEAIELESKKIQIPHIEVRAVLDITVRKGDGIDIIKNILGSVDGSKNNSKIDITYIGAPKYRITVTSENFKIAEKALNQAIEKIKTNIEKNSGTFKFSREESKKTHTNI